A genomic stretch from Antarcticibacterium flavum includes:
- the otsB gene encoding trehalose-phosphatase encodes MNIKKERTPAELPSAIKNFEEISENIKRHKPLIFLDFDGTLAPIVEHHADAAISSEMKGLVEKLAKKFSLAVVSGRGLADVSKKAGIDNIYYAGSHGYEISGPNGFSKDHEEAEKVLPVFEKIEPMLKEELKHIQGVDFERKKFTLAVHYRQVAKEHEQEVHDLVLKTVSEYPELSKAEGKKVIEIKPSIDWHKGKAVEFLKSQLGAGPEDFSIYVGDDVTDEDAFKYVKNNLGILVGEHSQNTYADYGVQDLEEVKELFREILKLKV; translated from the coding sequence ATGAATATTAAGAAAGAACGAACTCCTGCAGAACTGCCCTCTGCTATAAAAAATTTTGAAGAAATATCAGAGAACATAAAGCGTCATAAGCCACTTATTTTCCTTGATTTTGATGGCACCCTGGCACCTATTGTGGAGCACCATGCCGATGCCGCGATCTCAAGTGAAATGAAAGGGCTGGTAGAAAAACTGGCAAAGAAATTTTCCCTGGCTGTGGTAAGCGGGCGTGGACTTGCCGACGTGAGCAAAAAGGCAGGAATCGATAATATATACTATGCCGGCAGCCACGGCTATGAGATCTCAGGGCCAAATGGATTTTCCAAAGATCATGAAGAGGCAGAGAAGGTATTGCCTGTTTTTGAAAAAATTGAACCTATGCTTAAGGAGGAATTGAAGCATATCCAGGGAGTGGATTTTGAACGGAAAAAATTTACCCTTGCCGTGCATTACCGTCAGGTAGCCAAAGAACACGAGCAGGAGGTGCACGACCTGGTGCTGAAAACCGTCAGTGAATACCCAGAGCTCTCCAAAGCCGAGGGAAAGAAAGTAATTGAGATAAAACCCTCCATAGACTGGCATAAAGGTAAAGCTGTGGAGTTTCTGAAATCTCAGCTTGGAGCTGGCCCCGAAGATTTTTCCATTTATGTAGGCGATGACGTGACAGATGAAGATGCTTTCAAATATGTTAAGAACAATCTTGGAATTCTTGTAGGCGAACACTCCCAAAACACTTATGCCGATTATGGGGTGCAGGACCTGGAAGAGGTGAAGGAGCTTTTCAGGGAAATTCTCAAACTAAAAGTTTAA
- a CDS encoding ligand-binding sensor domain-containing protein, with translation MGNRRGLILFYLLFNSFLSIPQQENFVFKNITINEGLSQNSVIDIAEDPSGFMWFATQEGLNRYDGKNFLVFPVAFDDITTPDNAQLGKLLATPGKLWMIKRGGKVAKLDLYTHKFTPLSLPGYVHHNIPAATYLYNDKSGRMWIGTLQDGAILINKNNSLEHYSPEAAKGKKLLHSRIRAIYEDSNKNIWILTPNGLTGFKGDQANHFLKGINSNVITETADKTLWLGSLGNGIYRRGPEDQNFQKFTGYEAGELPEDLVVETIYADGRNRIWVGTYGKGLFVINTAARVIKNLMPNRQDPKSINFQDVLSVKEDSRGGIWIGTDGGGVSYFDEQFNTLRTITAREVKENISIEQIRAITTTATGRIWLGTSGQGLTSFDPKLQDFATLHLSPYKPGISNYDRVVSLQVDGEGDLWIGTQGNGLIILDSLTGNIKKWFTTDAVEAGARIECNTQWVLIPAGRGQMWVATRSGGLLLIDKELGMQKQYLLPSQGNRKLKAANLQALMQLDEKTLVLGYEEEGIYLLDILGEKFNRVNHPLIEETLRGETGIKSFFYEDGWLWAGTAGRGILLIHLETGRTQLLDDSNFLHNNMIYGILPGQKGRVWVSSNRGLFKLDYYTTSLGPEIRQLQHFTVTDGLQSNEFNTGAYHRDQNGNLYFGGISGLTYFNPSKISSDRNELPVVLTGAMVGNKPVSTDTVITYLTRLSLPYNQNSLSFNYTVLDYLSADNTLYQYMLEGYDEDWVDAMDRNYTAYTNLPSADYIFRVRVANKAGSRAPLTSLIISIAVPFWKQWWFLLLVGVLLMAFIYGLHKYRVYQLLRVQRVKNNISADLHDDLGARLTNIQVLSAISRRKLGVDKPEAMYLQKIEEEVEASARALDEIVWNIKMKDESLEEIVAKMRRYAGETLDGQYDFQIEVKGKFRKKRMSMQKRRELFLVFKELLNNIKKHARATRIYIRIAIENDHFVMEFKDDGCGFDTTQESSRNGLKNIRERVNKWKGRISLESQHNKGTHVLLHVPFDRRSFSISS, from the coding sequence ATGGGAAATCGTAGGGGCCTTATATTATTTTATCTTCTGTTCAATAGTTTTTTATCTATTCCACAGCAGGAAAATTTTGTGTTTAAAAATATTACAATAAATGAAGGTCTCTCCCAGAATTCTGTAATAGATATTGCCGAGGATCCCTCAGGATTCATGTGGTTTGCCACCCAGGAAGGGCTCAATAGATATGATGGAAAGAATTTTCTTGTATTTCCGGTGGCATTTGATGATATAACCACCCCGGATAATGCCCAACTTGGAAAACTTCTGGCCACTCCCGGAAAGTTATGGATGATCAAACGAGGTGGAAAGGTCGCCAAACTGGACCTTTACACCCATAAATTTACTCCGCTAAGTTTACCCGGCTATGTCCATCATAACATTCCTGCCGCTACATATCTTTATAATGACAAATCAGGACGAATGTGGATTGGAACTCTCCAGGATGGGGCTATTCTAATAAATAAAAATAATAGTCTGGAACATTATAGTCCTGAAGCAGCAAAAGGAAAAAAGCTACTACATAGCAGGATTCGGGCTATCTACGAGGATAGCAACAAGAATATTTGGATATTAACCCCTAATGGCTTAACCGGTTTTAAGGGTGACCAGGCCAATCACTTTCTTAAGGGGATCAATTCAAATGTTATAACTGAAACAGCAGACAAAACTCTCTGGTTGGGCAGTCTCGGCAATGGGATCTATCGAAGAGGTCCCGAAGATCAAAACTTTCAGAAATTTACCGGCTATGAGGCCGGGGAACTTCCTGAGGATCTTGTGGTAGAAACTATATATGCAGATGGCAGGAACAGGATATGGGTAGGAACCTATGGGAAAGGTCTTTTTGTTATTAATACAGCTGCCCGTGTCATTAAGAATCTTATGCCCAATAGGCAGGATCCAAAATCCATAAACTTTCAGGATGTCTTATCTGTTAAAGAAGATAGCAGGGGCGGTATCTGGATAGGAACAGACGGGGGAGGGGTAAGCTATTTTGATGAGCAGTTTAATACCCTCAGGACCATTACTGCCAGGGAAGTAAAAGAGAATATAAGTATTGAGCAAATACGGGCGATAACAACCACAGCCACAGGACGTATTTGGCTGGGAACATCTGGACAGGGTTTGACCTCCTTTGATCCTAAACTTCAGGATTTTGCTACACTGCACCTTTCTCCCTATAAACCCGGGATAAGCAATTATGACAGGGTGGTATCTTTACAGGTTGATGGTGAAGGCGACCTTTGGATAGGGACACAGGGAAATGGCTTGATTATCCTGGATTCCTTAACCGGGAATATCAAAAAATGGTTTACTACAGATGCTGTGGAAGCTGGAGCAAGGATAGAGTGCAATACCCAATGGGTCCTTATTCCCGCCGGGAGGGGTCAAATGTGGGTAGCTACCAGGAGTGGAGGCCTGTTGCTTATAGATAAGGAGCTGGGGATGCAAAAGCAATATTTGCTTCCGTCACAAGGGAACAGGAAGCTAAAGGCCGCAAACCTGCAGGCTTTGATGCAGCTCGATGAAAAGACCCTTGTTCTTGGATATGAAGAAGAAGGTATTTATCTATTGGACATTCTAGGGGAGAAATTTAACCGGGTAAACCATCCGTTAATAGAGGAAACCCTTCGCGGGGAAACAGGTATTAAGAGTTTTTTTTATGAAGATGGGTGGTTATGGGCAGGAACCGCGGGACGGGGAATCCTATTGATCCATTTGGAGACAGGGAGGACACAGCTGCTGGATGATTCCAATTTTTTACATAATAATATGATCTACGGTATTTTACCCGGACAAAAAGGGAGGGTTTGGGTAAGTAGTAACAGAGGCTTGTTTAAATTAGATTATTATACAACCAGTCTGGGTCCCGAAATAAGACAGCTCCAGCACTTCACGGTAACCGATGGTTTGCAAAGCAATGAATTCAATACAGGCGCATACCACCGGGACCAAAACGGGAATCTCTATTTTGGAGGCATAAGCGGGCTCACCTATTTCAATCCGTCAAAGATCTCCAGTGACCGCAATGAACTTCCCGTGGTCCTAACCGGGGCGATGGTTGGTAACAAACCGGTAAGTACTGATACCGTCATCACCTATTTGACCAGGCTTAGCTTACCATACAATCAAAACTCCCTCTCCTTTAATTATACGGTACTCGATTACCTATCAGCCGATAATACCCTCTATCAATATATGCTGGAAGGATACGACGAGGATTGGGTAGATGCTATGGATCGTAATTATACAGCATATACCAACCTGCCCTCTGCCGACTATATCTTTAGGGTTAGGGTCGCAAATAAAGCGGGATCCAGGGCACCTCTTACCTCTTTAATTATTTCCATAGCTGTACCGTTTTGGAAACAATGGTGGTTTTTACTCCTTGTTGGAGTTTTATTAATGGCTTTTATTTATGGGTTGCATAAATACAGGGTTTATCAATTACTCCGGGTTCAGCGTGTTAAGAACAACATCTCTGCCGATCTTCATGACGACCTTGGCGCCAGGCTCACCAATATACAAGTGCTTTCTGCAATATCCAGAAGAAAACTGGGAGTAGATAAGCCGGAAGCCATGTATTTGCAGAAAATAGAGGAAGAGGTGGAAGCATCTGCCAGAGCATTGGACGAGATTGTATGGAATATTAAAATGAAAGATGAAAGCCTTGAGGAGATCGTGGCAAAAATGCGAAGATATGCAGGCGAGACTCTAGATGGCCAGTATGATTTTCAAATTGAGGTAAAAGGTAAATTCAGGAAAAAAAGGATGTCTATGCAGAAGCGGCGGGAACTCTTCCTGGTATTTAAAGAATTGCTGAATAATATAAAAAAACACGCAAGGGCAACCAGGATATATATCAGGATTGCTATAGAAAATGATCATTTTGTAATGGAATTTAAGGATGATGGGTGTGGGTTTGATACCACGCAGGAAAGTTCCAGGAATGGGCTTAAAAATATCCGGGAGCGGGTGAATAAATGGAAAGGCAGGATCTCACTCGAGTCTCAACATAATAAAGGAACTCATGTCCTCCTGCACGTTCCTTTTGATCGCCGGTCCTTTTCTATCTCTTCATAG
- a CDS encoding LysR family transcriptional regulator, with amino-acid sequence MNYTLHQLQVFHTVSRLGSITKAAEELHLSQPAISIQVRNLQEQFEIPLIENIGRKIFITEFGQEIAEAAGRILQEVNAINSKAAAYKGELIGTLRITSVSTGKYVIPTFLTNFIKQHQGIELVLDVTNRSRVRESLEKNEVDFALVSVMPENLQVDEIELMENKLYLVGSSREEQDLSNFGKKILQNIPLIFRETGSGTRHIMEKYIKQKKIPVTKKMELTSNEAVKQAIIANLGYSIMPIIGIRNELKTGILKIIPVDGFPIQSRWKLVWLKGKNLSPVALSFVNYLSKNKEQIIRENFEELN; translated from the coding sequence ATGAATTATACCTTACATCAACTTCAGGTTTTTCACACGGTGAGCAGGCTGGGAAGTATTACAAAGGCTGCAGAAGAGCTTCATCTCTCACAGCCGGCAATCTCTATACAGGTACGCAACCTCCAGGAGCAGTTCGAGATACCACTCATAGAGAATATTGGCAGAAAGATCTTCATTACAGAATTTGGGCAGGAAATTGCCGAAGCAGCGGGTAGGATCCTACAAGAAGTAAATGCTATAAACTCAAAAGCAGCGGCATATAAAGGAGAGCTTATTGGAACTTTAAGGATCACCTCGGTCTCCACAGGTAAATATGTGATACCCACTTTTCTTACAAATTTCATCAAGCAGCACCAGGGAATAGAGCTTGTCCTCGATGTTACAAACAGGTCCAGGGTGAGGGAAAGCCTTGAAAAAAATGAAGTGGATTTTGCTTTGGTATCTGTCATGCCAGAAAACCTGCAGGTAGATGAAATCGAATTAATGGAGAACAAACTTTATCTGGTTGGTAGTTCAAGGGAGGAGCAGGACCTTTCTAATTTTGGAAAAAAGATACTGCAGAATATCCCCTTAATATTCAGGGAAACCGGTTCCGGGACCCGTCATATAATGGAAAAATATATTAAACAAAAGAAGATCCCGGTGACAAAGAAAATGGAATTAACTTCCAATGAGGCTGTTAAACAGGCGATAATCGCCAATCTTGGCTATTCCATTATGCCCATCATAGGGATTAGGAATGAATTAAAAACCGGTATCCTTAAAATTATTCCTGTGGATGGTTTTCCCATACAGTCACGTTGGAAACTGGTTTGGCTCAAAGGAAAAAATCTCTCCCCGGTAGCCCTTTCATTTGTAAATTATTTGAGTAAGAATAAGGAACAAATAATTCGGGAGAATTTCGAAGAACTAAATTAA
- a CDS encoding response regulator, with product MAVKLVIFEDNEKLRNLLKSLFQYNNDYEITGMYENVLDAKKLIEKDRPEVVLLDIDMPGMDGISALPVIKGVDPGISIIMYTQFEDDDKLFKSLCAGADGYILKSTSPMHLFDSIEEVRKGGVPLSPAIARKVLHFFQGDPRESGDKFGLTEREREVLKLLVKGYSIKMIAAELNIAYDTTRSHLRNIYNKLHVNCGKEAIAKILSGRIKF from the coding sequence ATGGCTGTTAAACTTGTAATATTTGAAGATAATGAGAAGCTTAGAAACTTACTTAAGTCTCTCTTCCAGTATAATAATGATTATGAGATCACCGGAATGTATGAAAATGTATTGGATGCAAAGAAATTGATCGAAAAAGACAGGCCGGAGGTGGTACTTCTTGATATAGATATGCCCGGTATGGATGGGATCTCTGCCCTTCCTGTTATTAAAGGGGTAGACCCCGGCATTTCTATTATTATGTACACCCAATTTGAAGATGATGATAAATTATTTAAAAGCCTTTGCGCGGGTGCAGATGGTTATATATTAAAATCTACTTCTCCTATGCATCTTTTTGATTCAATTGAGGAGGTACGTAAAGGTGGAGTACCCCTGTCTCCCGCAATTGCAAGAAAAGTATTGCACTTTTTCCAGGGAGACCCCAGAGAGTCCGGTGATAAATTCGGATTAACCGAGAGGGAAAGGGAGGTGTTGAAATTGCTGGTAAAGGGTTATAGTATTAAAATGATCGCAGCAGAACTTAATATTGCTTATGATACCACAAGGTCTCACCTGCGCAATATCTATAATAAATTGCATGTGAACTGCGGGAAGGAAGCCATCGCAAAGATCCTTTCAGGTCGCATAAAATTCTAA
- a CDS encoding M14 family metallopeptidase, which translates to MKQFFLPLVFLMIIIFPAAAQQEYFFPGNKSLSEEIPSPQEFLGYEVGEFHTRHDRLVAYFEELARVSNRVHIQEIGKTYEQRSMIVATITSEQNYNNLETIRQEHLQLIKQEPSLPSLDGMPVIIQLGYNVHGNEPSSSEAAMLTAYYLTASNDLEVLRYLEEAVIFVEPVLNPDGRDRHTNWANMHRSFPPVADANDREHNEVWPSGRVNHYWFDLNRDWLPLVHVESKARIDFYHRWYPNVVTDFHEMGTNSTYFFEPTKPFGSENPIIPRSNYEGLNNLLAPYFAGAMDEIGSLYFTKEVFDNSYPGYGSTYPDIQGGLGLVFEQASSRGHLQESIHGDLSFAFTIRNHLVNSLATVKAAVENREVFLRHQKEFFESAITQAEDHPSRGYIFGDAGDSNRIRAFMDLLLRHKIEVYENNRDLIAGNRRFEAGRSYFVPGSQPQFRMVASIFDTVTQFQDSLFYDTSAWSMVHAYGLPSATLNKSQVRTFNRGSRIDSTFMEPGDLSVEKSNYAYIFSWEDYNAPAVLYKLQQKGILTRVAYKPFSIKTVNGEKEFSYGSIMVPVAIQELSPEELYQIMREVAVENRVPVEAVTGGFSTTGVDLGSRSFEALEKPQPLLIIGKGTSQYEAGEIWHMLDSKLKMPLTKVDILDFSRLDLDRYNELIMVQGNYNLLDEEDVQNIKAWVEKGNTLILQKSAVTWAINNKIIAEELEVKKDTATNGETTVRRDFETAEATEGAKIIGGSMYRVDLDITHPLGFGYKERELIVYKNNNTLLKPSKNPYSTVAVYKENPLVSGYVSRENLEKIPGTASTLVSKAGRGRVISFIDNPNFRGTWYGTNKLFFNALFFGQIIKVPNIAN; encoded by the coding sequence ATGAAACAGTTTTTTCTCCCCCTGGTTTTTTTAATGATCATAATTTTTCCTGCCGCAGCACAGCAGGAATATTTCTTTCCCGGTAATAAATCCTTAAGTGAGGAAATACCAAGTCCGCAGGAATTTTTAGGTTATGAAGTTGGTGAGTTCCATACCCGTCACGACAGGCTGGTAGCTTATTTTGAAGAATTGGCAAGGGTATCAAACAGGGTTCATATACAGGAAATTGGAAAAACCTATGAGCAACGGTCTATGATCGTAGCTACAATTACAAGTGAACAAAATTATAATAACCTGGAAACCATACGCCAGGAACACCTGCAGCTCATAAAGCAGGAACCTTCTTTACCTTCTCTGGACGGGATGCCGGTGATCATTCAGCTGGGATATAATGTGCACGGCAACGAGCCCTCCAGCAGTGAGGCCGCAATGCTTACTGCCTATTATCTTACTGCTTCCAATGATCTCGAAGTTTTGCGGTACCTGGAAGAGGCAGTTATCTTTGTAGAGCCGGTGCTAAATCCCGACGGCCGTGACAGGCATACAAATTGGGCAAATATGCATCGCAGTTTCCCTCCTGTGGCAGATGCCAATGACAGGGAGCACAATGAAGTATGGCCCAGCGGCAGGGTTAACCACTATTGGTTTGACCTAAACCGCGACTGGCTGCCCCTGGTGCACGTTGAGAGCAAGGCCAGGATAGATTTTTATCACCGCTGGTACCCAAATGTGGTAACCGATTTCCATGAGATGGGTACGAACAGTACATACTTTTTTGAACCTACCAAACCGTTTGGTTCTGAAAATCCGATCATTCCCCGCAGTAATTATGAAGGGCTCAATAACCTGCTGGCACCATATTTTGCCGGTGCGATGGATGAAATAGGTTCCCTGTATTTTACAAAGGAGGTATTTGATAATTCCTACCCGGGATATGGATCTACATATCCCGATATCCAGGGTGGGCTGGGGCTGGTTTTTGAACAGGCAAGTTCAAGAGGGCACTTGCAGGAGAGTATTCATGGCGATCTCTCCTTTGCCTTTACAATTCGAAATCATTTAGTAAATAGCCTTGCCACAGTAAAAGCGGCGGTAGAGAACAGGGAGGTTTTCCTTCGTCACCAGAAGGAATTTTTTGAATCGGCTATCACCCAGGCTGAGGATCATCCTTCACGGGGATATATTTTTGGAGATGCAGGTGACTCCAACAGGATCAGGGCATTTATGGACTTGCTCCTGCGCCATAAAATAGAGGTTTATGAAAACAACCGGGACCTAATAGCCGGAAACAGGAGATTTGAGGCCGGCAGGTCATATTTTGTCCCTGGAAGTCAGCCACAGTTCAGGATGGTGGCTTCAATATTTGATACAGTTACTCAATTTCAGGATAGTCTCTTTTACGATACTTCAGCCTGGTCAATGGTGCATGCCTATGGATTACCTTCAGCTACCCTCAATAAAAGTCAGGTGAGGACATTTAACCGCGGCTCCAGGATAGATAGCACATTTATGGAGCCTGGAGATCTTTCCGTAGAAAAAAGCAATTACGCTTATATTTTTAGCTGGGAAGATTATAACGCCCCTGCGGTACTATATAAACTTCAGCAAAAAGGAATACTCACGCGTGTCGCATATAAACCATTTAGTATTAAGACCGTGAATGGGGAGAAGGAATTTAGCTATGGAAGTATTATGGTGCCGGTAGCGATCCAGGAATTATCTCCTGAGGAGTTATATCAAATTATGAGGGAGGTTGCAGTAGAAAACAGGGTGCCTGTAGAAGCTGTTACAGGGGGATTTAGTACTACCGGGGTTGATCTTGGCAGCCGGTCCTTTGAAGCTTTGGAGAAGCCACAACCACTACTTATTATAGGAAAGGGAACCTCGCAGTATGAGGCGGGAGAGATTTGGCACATGCTGGACAGTAAACTGAAGATGCCTTTGACGAAGGTGGATATTCTGGACTTCAGCCGCCTGGATCTGGACAGGTATAACGAATTGATCATGGTACAGGGAAATTATAACCTGCTGGATGAGGAGGATGTGCAAAACATCAAAGCCTGGGTGGAAAAAGGAAACACGCTTATTCTCCAAAAATCGGCTGTGACCTGGGCGATTAATAATAAGATCATTGCTGAAGAACTTGAGGTGAAAAAAGATACCGCAACTAATGGCGAAACAACTGTACGCCGGGATTTCGAAACTGCCGAAGCTACTGAAGGAGCAAAGATCATAGGAGGTTCGATGTATAGGGTGGACCTTGATATCACCCATCCGCTTGGATTCGGATATAAAGAAAGGGAGCTTATCGTTTACAAGAACAATAATACGCTGTTGAAACCTTCTAAAAATCCATATAGTACAGTAGCTGTATATAAGGAGAACCCATTAGTTAGCGGGTATGTTTCCCGTGAAAACCTGGAGAAGATACCCGGCACAGCTTCTACTTTGGTCAGCAAGGCAGGCAGGGGAAGGGTGATCTCTTTTATAGATAATCCCAATTTTAGGGGCACCTGGTATGGCACCAATAAATTATTTTTTAATGCCCTGTTTTTTGGTCAAATTATTAAGGTCCCTAATATTGCAAATTAA
- a CDS encoding exonuclease domain-containing protein encodes MKDQLFAVVDVETTGGGMSGNRLTEICIVLLKGNKVLDKYTSLINPEKPIPSYITALTGIDNALVANAPRFHEVAKDIELMTRDAIFVAHNVNFDYNVLRNEFRELGFEFTRRKLCTVRLSRKLIPGLFSYSLGRLCDSINIPITSRHRAEGDTDATVILFQRLLGLDTNFEVMRSFLHARSREATLPPHLEAEQIFDLPDDPGIYLFKDNKHKVIYAGKAINIKKRVISHFYDKGTKEYKLGQETYHIDYETTGNELIALLLEAEKIKKHYPKFNRAQKRPGTVYQIISYTNQKGVIQLALGTTRTLNNSVGTFYNRLRAAEKLEQLCEDFNLCPRFCTLQSNVEVCSHYSIQNCEGVCEGKESISSYNKKVLAAIASLGEENSTYIIREKGRHFKEEAFVYIKEGRYMGYGFIDTDVSIATVEDLDPFLRIKEATYHTNKILSSYLRNGAHKNIVILEQPAASSSLKKVSGNWTDGLFALQ; translated from the coding sequence ATGAAGGATCAATTATTTGCAGTTGTAGATGTAGAAACCACGGGAGGTGGGATGAGCGGGAACAGGCTTACAGAAATTTGCATCGTGCTGCTTAAGGGGAATAAAGTGCTGGACAAGTATACCAGTCTCATAAATCCCGAAAAGCCTATCCCTTCATATATCACTGCACTTACAGGAATTGACAATGCTCTTGTTGCAAATGCCCCAAGGTTTCATGAAGTTGCAAAGGATATTGAGCTAATGACCCGCGATGCGATCTTCGTTGCTCATAATGTCAATTTCGATTATAACGTGCTGCGCAATGAGTTCAGGGAACTGGGATTTGAATTTACCCGCAGGAAATTGTGTACGGTTCGCCTCTCGCGTAAGCTCATCCCGGGGCTATTCTCCTATAGCCTGGGACGCCTGTGCGATTCCATCAATATTCCAATAACTTCACGGCACAGGGCAGAAGGGGATACAGATGCCACAGTGATCCTGTTTCAAAGACTGCTTGGCCTGGATACGAATTTTGAAGTGATGAGGTCGTTTTTGCATGCACGATCCAGAGAGGCTACCTTGCCGCCGCATCTTGAAGCAGAACAAATATTTGACTTGCCAGATGATCCCGGGATCTATCTCTTTAAGGATAATAAGCACAAGGTGATCTATGCGGGAAAGGCTATAAATATTAAAAAAAGGGTGATTTCCCATTTTTACGATAAAGGGACAAAAGAATATAAGTTGGGGCAGGAAACCTATCATATTGATTATGAAACCACAGGGAATGAACTTATCGCCCTTTTGCTGGAGGCTGAAAAAATTAAGAAGCATTATCCAAAATTTAATCGTGCCCAAAAGCGGCCGGGAACGGTTTACCAGATCATTAGTTACACCAACCAAAAGGGGGTTATCCAGCTTGCCCTGGGAACTACCAGGACCTTAAATAATTCTGTAGGTACATTTTATAACCGGCTTCGTGCTGCTGAAAAGCTGGAGCAGTTGTGTGAAGATTTTAATCTTTGCCCCCGCTTTTGTACCCTGCAAAGCAATGTGGAGGTATGCTCCCATTACAGCATACAAAATTGTGAAGGTGTTTGTGAAGGAAAAGAATCTATATCTTCATATAATAAAAAAGTACTTGCGGCCATTGCATCCCTTGGGGAGGAGAATTCAACATATATAATAAGGGAAAAAGGACGGCATTTTAAGGAGGAAGCATTTGTTTATATAAAAGAGGGCCGTTATATGGGTTACGGCTTTATAGATACAGATGTATCAATTGCTACTGTTGAAGACCTTGACCCTTTCCTGAGAATAAAAGAAGCTACCTATCATACAAATAAGATCCTGAGCAGCTATTTACGCAACGGTGCCCATAAGAATATCGTAATTCTCGAACAACCGGCAGCCAGTTCTTCCCTTAAAAAGGTTTCCGGTAACTGGACAGATGGGTTGTTTGCCCTGCAATAA